A region of the Bacillus sp. NP247 genome:
CAATAATGACTACTTTCTTCGTTCGAATTCCGGAATATTTCGCCGTACTTTCATTTGCGCCAGTTAATTTTGCGTGGCGACCGTATGTTATACGGTGAAACAATATCGTAAATACTATCGTTAAAATGACAAGGAGCCATAATAAATTAGGTATACCGATAAAACTACCATTTGCCAGTTGCACATACGAATCTGGTAAACCACTTATTCCTTCATAGCCCGCTGCACCCGAACCACCTGAAATAACAAGGGCGATTCCTGCATATAAAAACATCGTTCCAAGTGTAACAACAAGAGGTTCTACATCTGTCATTTTTATAATAAGTCCATTTAATCCGCCCGCTATACAACTTACTACGAGCGAAATGAAAACGGCCAACAGTATAGGCATGCCATTCATCCAAAGTACACCGATAAAAATCGAAGTAAGCCCCATAATCGATCCTACTGATACATCGATTCCACCAGTTACAATGACAAATGTCATCGGAATAGCCGCGATTGAAATAATGAGGAAATCGTTCATACTAAAAAGGAGGTTACTAATGTTTAAGAAATCACTATTTATAAAACTAAAGAGCATGAATTCTACGAGAAGCAATATGAGAAGAACCCCTTCCCATCTATACAAGCTACGTATTCCCCTCATAGATTCACCCTCCTTTCTTCTAATTGCCGGAGTTTCTTCCATTTTTTTAAGACGCTATCTAATATGATGATGAGTAAAAGTAAAAATCCTGAAATAGCACTATTCCAAAATGCAGGTATTTTTAAAAAGACGAGTGAACTGCTTATCACTTCTAAAAAGAATGCGCCTAATGCCGCTCCAAATATAGAACCTGTTCCTCCTTTTAAATGAATACCACCTAAAACAGCAGCGGCAATCACTTGCAATTCTATCCCTGTACCTGTTTGATTTGGAACGAACCCAATATTCATCACGAATATGCATCCAGCGAGCCCAGCGCTTATGCCTGATATGATAAACGCGTATATTTTCACTTTATCTACAGCTATTCCAATAAGTCTTGCACCATCTTCATTATCACCCACCGCATAAAAATATCTTCCAATTTGCACTT
Encoded here:
- a CDS encoding ABC transporter permease; translation: MRGIRSLYRWEGVLLILLLVEFMLFSFINSDFLNISNLLFSMNDFLIISIAAIPMTFVIVTGGIDVSVGSIMGLTSIFIGVLWMNGMPILLAVFISLVVSCIAGGLNGLIIKMTDVEPLVVTLGTMFLYAGIALVISGGSGAAGYEGISGLPDSYVQLANGSFIGIPNLLWLLVILTIVFTILFHRITYGRHAKLTGANESTAKYSGIRTKKVVIIAYVLSGLGGGLGGAFLTAYFGSARADIGSETILPVITAVVLGGTLITGGKGSIIGTVLASIFIGLMQYGLQMTGLTNEQSNVVIGIILIVSVIMRHFKLQRFTTEKRRNLHKGEMS